In Seonamhaeicola sp. S2-3, the genomic window ACCCCTTTAATTAAATCTGCTGTACCCATTTCTTATGGCGATAATTATAAAGGTTATAGAATTGTGGGAACTACCAATGAATTCTTCTCTTTTTATAATGCCGAATTAGAACAAGGACGCATGGTACAAAAATCTATGGAAGTTGTTATTGGCAGTAATTTAGCAGAACAATTAAACCTTAAAATTGGTGATACCTTTACAAGCTCTCACGGTTTAGTAGAAAACACTATAGATGTTCATGATGATAAATTAACCGTAGTAGGTATTTTAAAGCCTACACAAAAAGTTATAGACCGCTTAATTATTACTAATTTACAAAGTGTTTGGGATGTACATAATCATGAAGAACATAATGAACATGAAAACCATAGCAAAGAGCTACATGACCATGAACACGAACATGAACACCACGATGAAGACAAAGAAATCACCTCTTTATTAATAAGGTTTAGAAGTCCGGCAGCACTTTTAACTTTTCCAAGAAAAGTTAACGAAAGTAGTAATTTGCAGGCCGCAATCCCTAGGTATGAATTAGATAGGTTATACCAATACACAAGTGTTGGCTTTAAAACCATTACTTGGATAGCCTACTTAATTCTAATAATTTCTGGTATTACTATTTTCATTAATTTGTATAAAATGATTAAAGAACGCGCTTTTGATTTGGCTCTATTGAGAACCTACGGCGCTAGTAATTTTCAAATTATAAAAATGGTTGCTTATGAAGCACTAATTGTTGCATTTTCAGCTTTTGCATTAGGGCTTATACTTGTAAAAATAGGCTTGCACCTTATGTTAAAATTCACAAACTTTGGATTTAAACAAAACATTATTAGAGAGTTAAGCATTCAAGACATATCACAAATTGGTGTATTAGTTTTTATAATGGTAACTTTGTCGGTATCATTGGCTATTTACCCTATTTTAAAAATGAATATTTCAACAATTTTAAGCAATGAAAAATAACATCATAATACTGCTTTGTTTTCTAACGTTTTCTTCATGTTTTTCCCAACAAAAAATAACTTGGGATGATTTAGCTAAAGTAAAATTTGTTGAAAAGTACTATCAAGAATATGATGAAAGCTATTTAGTTCCTGAATTTTCAGATTCTGTAAAAGCTTTAGATGGAAAAACCGTAAATATATCAGGTTATTTTTTACATATTTCACCAAAAGACAAATTGTATATGTTGTCTAAAGGCCCAATGTCTGCTTGCTTTTTTTGTGGTGTTGGTGGCCCAGAAACAGCTATAGAACTTCAGTTTAGCGAAAGACAAAACCTTAGAACCGATGATATTGTAACGGTAACAGGAACACTTAAACTAAACGTTGATGATGTAGAACATTTTAACTATATCCTTACAGATTGCGAAATAAAGTTAATTGAGACCGACTAAACTGCTTTTATCATCTCAAAATCATATCAATAAAAATTTATATGTAAGTATGTATGAACTTTTCGCTAAGAAAATTCTAACTTAGCCTATTGGTGCATATAAATCTCCTACATTAAAACTGTTTTTAATATTGAAACGGATTCATATGCTTAGCGTTGGAGGTAATAAGAAAAAACCATATAACCAATTAAGAACATATGAAAATATTAAAGAAAATAGGGAAATGGTTTTTGATTTTAGTAGGAGCATTTATTACTTTCATTTTAGTTGTTTTACTAGTAATCCGAATCAATAGTTCTGGAAATGAAGAACCTTTTTTAGACGAAAAGGGCAATGTGCTTCCAAATAGTATCGCTATGCACGAGGATATGATAATAAATGGAGTGCCACAAAGGATTACCATTAGAGGAAAAGACAAGAATAATCCCGTGCTACTAATAGTTCACGGGGGACCAGGCGCACCAATTTTACCGGTAATTTACAAACTCACGGGAGTTGATTTGGAAGATATTTTTACGGTTTGTTATTGGGAACAAAGAGGCTCTGGACTTGCTTATAATGACAGCATACCAGATTCGTCCATTACCCTAAGTCATATTGTAGATGATGGTTTGGAACTATCAAATCACTTAAGAAAGACTTTCAAAAAAGATAAGATTTACATCGAAGGTTTATCGTGGGGTACTGCTGTAGCTGCTTATATGGTTCAAAAACAGCCTGAATTATATCACGCCTATATTGGTAGTGGTCTTATGGCGAATCTATCGCTTTCAGAAGAATTATCTTATGAATTTGCAATGTCAGAATCGCAAAAACATAATGATACCATTTCAATCAATCAATTAAAACAAATTGGAAGACCTCCTTATGTAGAAAATTCAAAAAATTCAGTAACCGAAGCCTTTGAAATAGAACGACAAATTATAATGAAGTATGCTCCAGTAAAATTAGAAACCAATTTTAATTTTATTAAAAGTATGTTTTTAGATAACGGATTAACGTTTAAGGAAAAATTTACTGACATGATAAATAGTCCAGAATCCTACTATCCAGCCGCTAAGATTTTACAACCTACAGCAATAGACATGAATTTAATGCGTGATGTTCCAGAATTAAAAGTACCCGTTTATATATTACAAGGAGACAACGACCATTTTACCGAAACGGCTGTAGCAAAAGCGTATTTCGATTCAATTATTGCACCCTCTAAAAAATGGTTTTTATTTGAAGATGGAACTCACGGAGTACAAATTGAATATCCCCAAAAATATCGTTCAATATATATCAATGAAATACTGGCAAAATAAGTACTCCCAAATAATGTATAGGCAAAATGTAGATAAATAAAAGTGGGTTGGCCCATACTAAATGTAGTGCTTCGAAATCGCATACTAGTAACATATTTACCATCATACTTCATTATAACCAACCACTAACCAAATGATAAAATTCTTTAGAAAAATTCGCAAAAACCTACTCTCAGAAAATAAATTAAGCAAATACTTACTATACGCTATAGGCGAGATTGTACTTGTTATTATCGGTATTCTTATCGCACTTCAAATAAATAATAAAAACGAACAGCGTAAAACCGAAAATAAGATTGTTTCTATTTTAAAAGAAGTACAACATGATTTAGGACTGGATATTCAAAAATCGGACGAACTAATTGCCTATTATAAAACAAAAGATTCAATCATCAACTTAATACAAACAGATAAACTAACCTATGATGATTATCAAAATGATTATCAAAATGCTTTAAGATATGCTATTATGGACGCTTTTCATATGAAAATTCATGAAAATGGATATACTAACCTCACAGAAAATGTTGATAATGTTCCAAAAAAGCTACAAGCAGTTATTGAGCCATTAAACGAGATTTATATTTATAACAAATACGAAATAGACAAGTTCGATAATCGCATGGACTTGATTAC contains:
- a CDS encoding ABC transporter permease encodes the protein MNIWKISIKNLKSKSFYTFLSIIILALSITLLLGIQQLKSSFQYQMDNNLGDIDLVVGAKGSPLQLILASVLHLDNPTGNINYNEAKKLSKTPLIKSAVPISYGDNYKGYRIVGTTNEFFSFYNAELEQGRMVQKSMEVVIGSNLAEQLNLKIGDTFTSSHGLVENTIDVHDDKLTVVGILKPTQKVIDRLIITNLQSVWDVHNHEEHNEHENHSKELHDHEHEHEHHDEDKEITSLLIRFRSPAALLTFPRKVNESSNLQAAIPRYELDRLYQYTSVGFKTITWIAYLILIISGITIFINLYKMIKERAFDLALLRTYGASNFQIIKMVAYEALIVAFSAFALGLILVKIGLHLMLKFTNFGFKQNIIRELSIQDISQIGVLVFIMVTLSVSLAIYPILKMNISTILSNEK
- a CDS encoding alpha/beta hydrolase, with protein sequence MKILKKIGKWFLILVGAFITFILVVLLVIRINSSGNEEPFLDEKGNVLPNSIAMHEDMIINGVPQRITIRGKDKNNPVLLIVHGGPGAPILPVIYKLTGVDLEDIFTVCYWEQRGSGLAYNDSIPDSSITLSHIVDDGLELSNHLRKTFKKDKIYIEGLSWGTAVAAYMVQKQPELYHAYIGSGLMANLSLSEELSYEFAMSESQKHNDTISINQLKQIGRPPYVENSKNSVTEAFEIERQIIMKYAPVKLETNFNFIKSMFLDNGLTFKEKFTDMINSPESYYPAAKILQPTAIDMNLMRDVPELKVPVYILQGDNDHFTETAVAKAYFDSIIAPSKKWFLFEDGTHGVQIEYPQKYRSIYINEILAK